A section of the Salmo trutta chromosome 4, fSalTru1.1, whole genome shotgun sequence genome encodes:
- the LOC115190497 gene encoding CD209 antigen-like protein E isoform X1: MADYINKQVIELNKVNEENQNRATRSVKTETELSDRRLRLYRLAAVCLGVLCVLQVILNISLRLAFYNRGNETAERDQLQTSYNTLTEERVQLQTSYNTLTEERVQLQKERDDLMTKFSNLKQTCPEGWQRFISRWYFISTEKKTWKESRQDCLERGADLVIINSDMEQQFLLSFNKRAWIGLTDSVTEETWKWVDGTPLTTPSYWFSQQPDNGRDNPENGEEDCVELNTVTWRPVKAWNDQSCLLNRYWICEKVV; encoded by the exons ATGGCCGACTACATCAACAAACAGGTGATTGAATTAAACAAAGTTAATGAAGAAAACCAGAACAGAGCAACGAGGAGCGTGAAGACTGAGACCGAACTCTCAG ATAGAAGACTAAGACTCTACAGGCTGGCTGCTGTGTGTTTAGGAGTGCTGTGTGTTCTACAAGTCATTCTCAACATCTCCCTGAGACTGGCTTTCT ATAACAGAGGCAATgagactgcagagagagaccagctacagaccagttacaacaccctgactgaagagagagtccagctacagaccagttacaacaccctgactgaaGAGAGAGTCCAGCTACAGAAGGAAAGAGATGATCTCATGACAAAGTTCTCTAATCTGA AACAAACCTGTCCTGAAGGCTGGCAGAGGTTTATCTCCAGGTGGTACTTCATCTCTACTGAGAAAAAAACCTGGAAGGAGAGCAGACAGGactgtctggagagaggagcagacctggTGATCATAAACAGTGATATGGAacag CAGTTTCTCTTAAGCTTCAATAAGAGAGCctggattggtctgactgactctgttactgaggAGACCTGGAAATGGGTGGACGGCACcccactgaccaccccaag TTACTGGTTCTCACAGCAGCCTGATAATGGTCGTGACAACCCAGAAAATGGGGAGGAGGACTGTGTTGAGTTGAACACAGTCACATGGCGTCCTGTAAAGGCATGGAATGACCAGTCATGTTTACTCAATCGTTACTGGATTTGTGAGAAGGTGGTTTAA
- the LOC115190497 gene encoding C-type lectin domain family 4 member M-like isoform X2, with protein MADYINKQVIELNKVNEENQNRATRSVKTETELSDNRGNETAERDQLQTSYNTLTEERVQLQTSYNTLTEERVQLQKERDDLMTKFSNLKQTCPEGWQRFISRWYFISTEKKTWKESRQDCLERGADLVIINSDMEQQFLLSFNKRAWIGLTDSVTEETWKWVDGTPLTTPSYWFSQQPDNGRDNPENGEEDCVELNTVTWRPVKAWNDQSCLLNRYWICEKVV; from the exons ATGGCCGACTACATCAACAAACAGGTGATTGAATTAAACAAAGTTAATGAAGAAAACCAGAACAGAGCAACGAGGAGCGTGAAGACTGAGACCGAACTCTCAG ATAACAGAGGCAATgagactgcagagagagaccagctacagaccagttacaacaccctgactgaagagagagtccagctacagaccagttacaacaccctgactgaaGAGAGAGTCCAGCTACAGAAGGAAAGAGATGATCTCATGACAAAGTTCTCTAATCTGA AACAAACCTGTCCTGAAGGCTGGCAGAGGTTTATCTCCAGGTGGTACTTCATCTCTACTGAGAAAAAAACCTGGAAGGAGAGCAGACAGGactgtctggagagaggagcagacctggTGATCATAAACAGTGATATGGAacag CAGTTTCTCTTAAGCTTCAATAAGAGAGCctggattggtctgactgactctgttactgaggAGACCTGGAAATGGGTGGACGGCACcccactgaccaccccaag TTACTGGTTCTCACAGCAGCCTGATAATGGTCGTGACAACCCAGAAAATGGGGAGGAGGACTGTGTTGAGTTGAACACAGTCACATGGCGTCCTGTAAAGGCATGGAATGACCAGTCATGTTTACTCAATCGTTACTGGATTTGTGAGAAGGTGGTTTAA